The window ATAAGAGATGTTGAGCCAGGTGAAATAGTTACTGTAACTAAGGATGGAATTAAGAGTACAAAATATAGACAAAGTTTCAAACATTTGTGTGTATTTGAATTTATCTACTTTGCAAGAGCTGACTCGTATCTTGACGGTATTAGTGTTTATGAAATCAGGAAGAAACTTGGGAAACAACTTTGTAAAGAATCTTATGTTGAGTGTGATATTGTAATAGGAGTTCCAGACTCAGGTACAACCGCTGCTATTGGATTTTCAGAAGAAGCTAAAATACCTTTCTCAGAAGGTTTTGTAAAAAATAGGTACATTGGAAGGACGTTTATTAAACCTGAACAAAGCCAGAGAGAGATATCTGTCAGGCTCAAACTAAACCCGCTAAAGAACAATGTAGCCGGAAAAAGAGTTGTGCTCATTGACGATTCAATAGTCAGGGGTACAACCTCAAGGAAGATAATAAAAATGTTAAGAGACGCAGGCGCGCGCGAGGTACATCTTAGAATAAGCTCTCCACCTGTTCTATTTCCTTGCTATTACGGAATTGACACACCAGATAGAAAAGAATTGATTGCAGCAAACTATACCACGCAAGAGATTGCCAAAATCTTAGGTGCTGATTCGCTCGAATATCTAAGTTTAGAGGGCTTAAATAGCGTGTTTGAAAATAAGCTGCAAAATTTTTGCACAGCTTGTTTTAGTGGAGAGTACATTACCGAAATACCAGAGGGTTTTAATAAGTATATCTTCGAAGAGGGTGTTTGAAAATGACAACTTACAAAGATGCAGGGGTTAATATTGAAGAGGGTTATAAAGCAGTGGACCTAATAAAAAACTTAGCAAAAGAGACATTTGATTCAAATGTTATAACTGATATTGGATCATTTGGAAGTATGTATTTGTTAAATATAGATAATTCAGATTATATCTTGGTTTCAGGGACAGATGGAGTTGGGACAAAACTAAAGATTGCTTTTTACATGGACAAGCATGATACTGTTGGGATTGACTGTGTTGCAATGTGTGTAAATGATATCTTGTGCCATGGAGCAAAACCTCTTTTCTTTTTGGATTACATTGCTTGTGGTAAGCTGAAAAGTGAAAAGGTGGCAACTATAGTAAAAGGTATAGCAGATGGCTGCAAAATTGCAGGCTGTTCGCTTGTTGGGGGAGAAACGGCTGAAATGCCCGGTTTTTATAAGGATGATGAGTATGATTTGGCAGGGTTTGCAGTGGGTATTGTGAAAAAAGACTTAGCGATTTGTGGTCAGGATGTAAATCAAGGAGATGTTTTGATTGGACTTGCTTCAAGTGGGGTTCACAGCAATGGCTATTCACTTGTGCGAAAGGTTTTTGGAGTAGATGAGAATCCTAAAATTCTTACAAAGATCTATGAAGAATTGGGTTTAAGCCTTGGTGAAGAGCTTTTAAAGCCGACGAGAATCTATGTAAAGCCGGTTTTAAAAGTGTTAGAAAAAGTAAAGGTGAATGGAATTGCTCATATTACAGGCGGAGGATTTTTTGAAAACATACCAAGGGCTTTTCCAAAAGGGTTTGTAGCAGTAATTGAAAAAGGTTCATGGGATATTTTGCCTATATTTAAGTTAATTCAGGAGTATGGTAAAATTGATGAGAATGAAATGTTTTCTACATTTAATATGGGTATTGGCATGGTTTTAATAGTATCTAAAGATAATGTCGAGACTGCTATGGAGATTTTAAATGAAGAAGGTATAAATTCATATGTAATAGGTACAATTGAAAAAGGCGAAGGCGGAGTTGTCATAAAATGAAAAAATTAGCTGTATTTGTATCAGGTTCAGGTACTAATCTTCAAGCAATTATAGATGCTATTAAAAATGGAGAGATTTGTGCAACAATATCGTGTGTCATCTCAAACAAAAAAGATGCCTATGCACTTGAGAGGGCAAAACAAAACCAAATAGAAGCGTATTATATCTCTAAAAAGGATTTTCCAAATGAAATTGAATATGAGAAGTATCTTGTCAAATTTCTGAAGGAAAGAGAAATTGATTACATCATCTTGGCAGGATTTTTGTATATTTTCTCTGAATATTTTGTAGAAGAGTTCAAAAATCGCATTGTAAATATTCATCCATCTCTTCTTCCTGCCTTTGGTGGCAAAGGAATGTATGGACTCAATGTCCATAAAAGTGTGATAGAATACGGAGTGAAAGTGACGGGTGCTACAGTCCATTTTGTTGATTCTACTACAGATGGCGGACCTATAATATTGCAAAAGGCCATATATGTAAGATATGATGACACCCCTGAAAGTTTGCAAAAAAGGGTTTTAGAAGAGGTGGAGTGGAAGATATATCCTCTTGCAATTAAACTACTTTGTGAGGATAAAATAGAAATCATTGGGAGAAAGGTTGTTATTAAAGACAAAGAAATCTTAAAAAAGGTGGGAATTGAAGCATGACCAAGAAGGCTATTGTGAGTGTTTATAACAAAGATGGTATTTTAGAGTTTGCTAAAGAACTAAAAAGTCTTGGATACGAAATCATCTCAACTGGCGGAACAATGAAGTACCTAAAGGAAAACGGCATTGATGTGATAAATATAAGTGATGTTACAAATTTTCCAGAGATTTTAAATGGAAGAGTAAAGACACTTCACCCAAATATCCATGCAGGAATTCTTGCAATAAAGGACAACGAGGAGCATGTCAAGACATTAAACGAGCTGAACATATCGTCAATTGACATGGTGGTGGTTAATCTCTATCCTTTCAAGGAGACCATTTTTAAAGAAAATGTAGCATTTGAAGACGTGATAGAGAATATTGACATTGGTGGTCCTACCATGCTTCGCGCTGCAGCCAAGAATTTCAAATATACAACTGTCATAATAGACCCTGCTGATTATGGACTTGTATTAAAAGAGATAAAGGAAAATGGTGATGTTTCATTTGATACAAGGTTTTATCTTGCAACAAAGGTATTTGAATATACTGCATACTATGATTCTATGATTTTTAACTATTTCAAGTATGTGAGGGATGACAAATCTTTCCCAGATTATCTTACAGTTCCACTTGAGAAAGTTCAGCAACTTAGATATGGTGAGAATCCTCATCAGCAGGCAAGTTTTTATAAAATAACTTTGCCGTTTATTGAAAAGTCCAATATACCAAATGCTAAGCAGCTTCACGGCAAGGAGCTTTCGTATAACAATATTCTTGACAGTGATAGTGCTATTGAACTTTTAAAAGAGTTTGATGAGCCAACATGTGTTGCAATAAAACATAACAATCCATGCGGTGTTGCATCAGGTGACAATATCTTTGAGGCATATAAGAAGGTATACGAATGCGACCCAGTGTCTATATTTGGGGGAATTGTAGCATTTAATAGGAAGATAGATAGACAAACAGCTGAAGAGCTGAAAAAAATATTCCTTGAGATAGTGATTGCTCCGGACTTTGATGAAGATGCACTATCTTTGCTTTCTACAAAAAAGGACCTTCGGATATTGAAACTTCCAACTTTGGATAAGGAAAATGTGTATTATGATCTCAAATCAGTAAATGGTGGAATGCTTGTACAGGAAAAGGACAGAAAGTTGTTCAATGAAGATTACCAAATTGTAACAGAAAGAAAACCGACAGAAAAGGAAATGGAAGACCTGATATTTGCTTGGAAAGTTGTAAAACATGTAAAGTCAAATGCAATAGTTATTGCAAAGGACAAAATGACATTGGGGATAGGTATGGGACAGACAAATAGAATCTGGGCTGTTGAACATGCAATCTCACGTTCAAGATTTGATTTGAGTGGAGCAGTACTTGCGTCAGACGCTTTCTTCCCATTTTCTGATAGTGTTGAAGCAGCAGGCAAAGCGGGAGTTACAGCTATTATTCAACCGGGCGGGTCTATTAGAGACAAGGAATCAATTGATGCTGCAAACAGGTATAATATTGCTATGATATTTACAGGTATTAGACATTTTAGGCATTAAAAGAAAAGAGGTGATTTAAGTAATGAGAATATTAGTTGTAGGAAATGGTGGGCGTGAACATGCCATTGCATGGAAGATTTATAATGAAGGTTACAAAGATTTGTTCTGTACACCTGGAAATGCAGGGATTTGTGAAATTGCAACTTGTGTTGATATAAAGGTAAATGAATTTAGCAAGCTAAAAGACTTTTGCATAGAAAAAGGGATAGACTTTGTAATTGTTGGCCCGGACAATCCACTTGCAGATGGGATTGTTGATTATCTTGAATCGTTTGGAATAAAAACATTTGGTCCAACAAAGGATGCTGCAATGATAGAAAGTAGTAAGGTGTTTGCAAAGGAGCTGATGAAAAAGTATGGTATAAAGACAGCAAGGTATAATGTGTTTTACAGTTATGAAGAGGCTTTAGCATTTGTGAATCAGAACGACAAGTATCCTCTTGTAATCAAGGCAGATGGTCTTGCATTGGGCAAAGGTGTGATAATTGCTCAAGACAAGCGTGAGGCTTTAAATGCCATCAATCTTATGATGAAAGAAAGAGTATTTGGAAAGGCAGGCGAAAAGATTGTCATTGAAGACTATTTAAAAGGCGAAGAAGTATCAGTTTTTGTCATCTCAGATGGTAAAGACATCGTGCCTTTGACAGTTGCACGAGACTATAAAAAGGCGTTGGATGGGAATAAGGGACCAAATACAGGTGGCATGGGTGCTTTTTCTCCATCAAGGGTTGTTGATAAAAAGCTTTTTGAAGACATCCTTGAGAATATCATGCTAAAAGCGATATATGGAATGAGGAAAGAAGGGAGACCGTTTAAGGGTGTTTTGTATGGAGGATTAATTCTGACAGAAGAAGGACCAATGGTTTTAGAGTTCAACTCCAGATTTGGCGACCCTGAAGCACAAGCTATTTTGCCACGCATGAAAAGTGAACTTTTAGAAATTATGGTAAAAGCTACAGAAGGAAACTTGAAAAGCGTTGAGGCGAAATTTTCGGACCAGTATTCGATTTGTGTTGTACTTGCCTCAAAAGGCTACCCTGAAAAGTACGAGACAGGCTTTGTAATCGAGGGTTTAGATAAGCTTGAAAGTGATACAATTGTATTCCACGCTAACACAAAATTAGACAATGGTAAGATTAAAACGGCAGGAGGTAGAGTACTAAACATTGTGAGGATTGACAATACTCTCAAAGATGCAAAGACAAAAGTATATGAGGAAATTAAGAAGATTAACTTTGAGAATATGTTTTACAGGACTGACATAGGTGACAAAGAAATTTTTTAGACCTCCCTGTTTAAAAGTAGGTGAAATGAGGTATAAATAATGTGTCAAAAAATTTTAAAGCAAGGAGTGGAGGTCTAAATTGGACATTTGGGTATGTTCAATATGCGGTTATGAGTATGATCCACAAAAAGGTGATCCAGAAAACGGTATTCAACCAGGAACAAGGTTTGAAGACTTACCTGATGATTGGGTTTGTCCTATTTGTGGCGTTGGCAAGGATATGTTTGAGAAAAAATAAAAAAGCTTTTGAAACTTGTGCCCTAAGTCGTCTTAAAGTTTGATGACTTAGGGCATTTTTATGGTATATAATAGTTAATATAAACAGATAAAAGGACAAAGAAAAAAATGGTACTTGAAAATCGTAGCTTTATAGGAATTAATGGACAAGTAAAGAGATTAGGAGAAAAGCTTGATAAAGTTTCATATGAATTTTTGTTTTCTCAAAATGGTTTGAGTGTAGATATAAATTTTAAAGAATCTGCCTATGTAAATGACATAGTGGTGACAGTAGACATAAAAGATTTTGAAATTCTGTTTATGCCAAAACTTCAAAAGGGTCAAAGTGGTCTTGTCTTTTTACATGCTAATTTTCAGATAGTAGTTTTTAGAAAAGAAAAAAAGTATTTTTTATTAAAACTTTCAGGATGGTCAAATATAGAGAATAAATATCTCAGATTCTGTACAAAAGTAAAAGATAAGCTTTTATATATTGGTTTTTTTAATTCATTTGCGATAGACGATAACGATGTGTGTTTTTACTACCAAAATCTACTAACATCTGTATATGTTCCAAAAGACTCCAAGGTTAGGGTAGAAGTTGAGATTTTTGATGGGAATTCTTTATACGATTGTGTTTGGAAATTAAATAGTGTTGTTAAGTATTGTGATATAAAATATGAAGTTTTTCAATTATCATATAAAAATCTACTTAAAGTGATAGATACTCAAAAATATTCAAAAGAGGACGTTGCGAAAAAATTTAAAATGTCTTTACCGGTACCAAGTAGAATATTTAAATTATTTTTTCTTTATTTTCCTAAAAGCCAAACTAATTTTTATTTTGCCTATACCTCTACATTGCAGGTATCGAGTATGTATTATTTAAACCTTGTAAAATCTCAAAAAATACCACCAGACAACTTGATTTATCTCAAAAAACAGATAGAAGAAGTAATTTTGAGTCAAAATGCTTATCATAACTTTTACCGTAATAATATTATGTTAACTGAACTAAAAACACATTATCAGCTACCTTATATTTTACTTTTGTATTTTCAGCTTTGTTATTTGGGTTCAGAAGAACCGACTACAGAGGTTGAAAAAATAATAGAAGAGATTGAATTTGAAATTGTAAGACCTTTTAGATTTTTTTCTGACAGTACCTTAGTGAATATTGAAAATTTTGAGACAAGGTTTGACAATTTGCTATATGCTCAGGAGATAATGACAATTTATGTTTGTTACGAGCTTTATAAAGAGCTTTTTAGATATTATGAACGATTAGATTATCAGAAAATGGCGGAGGACTTAAAAAGTTTATTGATTTTGAATTATAATTTTAATGAGAGATATTTTTATATGAATAACTACTCATATAAAAAAGAGGACTCAATTAAACTTGTTGAAAGGGTAGATAAAAGATGAAGTTAGTTATTTTTGATGGTAACAGTATTCTCTATAGAGCTTTTTTTGCGTTGCCGGAACTTACAACATCAACGGGTATCCCTACAAATGCTATATATGGTTTTTTAAATGTACTCTTAAAATACTTAGATTCAGAAAAACCTGATTATGTGGCAGTGGCATTTGACAAAAAAGGCAGAGCTGCACGAAAAAGTGAATATGAAGAGTACAAAGCCAATCGAAAACCAATGCCAGATTCTCTACAAGTTCAGATACCTTATGTAAGAGAGATACTCAATGCTCTTAACATTCCTATATTAGAACACGAAGGATATGAAGCTGATGACGTCATAGGCACGCTTGTGAATAGGTTTAAAGACCGTGATTTAGAGATTGTAATAATAACTGGAGACAGAGATACTCTTCAGCTACTTGATAAAAATGTAATTGTCAAAATAGTTACTACGAAGTTTGACAAGACCACAGAAGATTTGTATACCATTGAAAATGTAAAAGAAAAATATGGTGTCTTTGCACATCAGGTTGTTGATTACAAAGCTTTAGTAGGCGATGCATCAGACAACATACCTGGTGTTAAGGGAATTGGAGATAAAACGGCCATAAAATTATTAGAAGAATATCAGACCTTGGAAAATATATACCAAAATCTGAAAAACATCAAAGATTCTTTAAGAGAAAAGTTAGAAGCAGGTAAAGATATGGCATTTTTGTCGAAAAGATTGGCAACTATTGTGTGTGATTTACCTGTTGAGGTAACTCTTGAAGAGTTAAAAACAAGAGAATGGGACAAGAAAAGACTATATCAGCTTTTGCTACAGCTTGAGTTCAAAAGTTTCATAAAAAGATTGGGCTTCTCAGAGGAGCTTGAGGAGATAAAACAAACACTTCAACTTCCAAAATTTAACATGAAAGAACTGTATGATATCTCAGAGATAAAGGGCAAAGAAATTTATTTGTTATACTCAGGTGATGAAGGACTTTTTTACGTCTATGACCATCAAACTTCGACTATTTTTACAACTACTGACAAAGGAATTGTTAAAAAGCTATTAAATGTCCAAGGTATTCAAAAGGTAGTGTATGATTTAAAAAATATACTCCATAAAGTGGATTTTGATAAAGCTTATCAAATAAAAGACTGTAATGACGTCATGTTGGCTTCATATGTTTTAGACAGTACACGTAGTTCATACGACTTAGAGACATTGTTTATCTCTTATCTCAATACTGATATCTCTGCAATAAAAGAAAACAAATGTGCTGGTGCTACAGTTTTATTAAGAAATCTTTGGGATGAGCTATCCAAACTCATAGATTTAAATTCCTGCCAATACGTCTATGAAAATATTGAAATCCCACTTGTTCCTATTTTATATGAAATGGAAAAAATTGGTTTTAAGGTGGACAAAAATACCTTACAGGAATATACAAAAGAGATTGAGAGCAAGCTTTTAAAATTAGAGTTTCAGATTTATCAAATAGCAGGTGAGTGGTTTAACATAAACTCACCAAAACAACTCTCATATGTATTATTCGAAAAACTGAAACTTCCAGTTGTTAAAAAGACAAAAACAGGATATTCAACAGACGCTGAGGTGTTAGAAGAGTTATATGACAAACATGAGATAATACCTCTTATCTTGGATTATAGAATGTATACGAAAATACTGACAACTTACTGTCAAGGACTAATGCAAGCAATCAATCCTACAACTGGAAGAGTACATTCAAATTTTATTCAAACAGGTACAGCAACCGGAAGACTCGCAAGTGCGGAGCCTAATCTACAAAACATTCCCGTGAAATATGATGAAGGAAGGCTTATAAGAAAAGCGTTCGTTCCAGAGGAAGGTTATGTGCTGATAGATGCTGATTACTCTCAGATTGAGCTTAGGATACTTGCTCATATCTCTGAGGATGAAAGACTAATAAATGCTTTTAAGAATAACCTTGACATTCATTCGCAGACAGCAGCAGAGATTTTTGGTGTAGATGTAAGCCAAGTTACTCCAACTATGCGAAGCCAAGCAAAAGCTGTTAACTTTGGAATTATATATGGAATTTCAGACTACGGACTTTCACGGGATATAAAGATATCAAGAAAAGAAGCAGCTGAGTTTATTAATCGCTATTTTGAAAAGTATCCGAAAGTAAAAGAATATCTGGACAATGTTGTCAAGTTTGCTCGTGAAAATGGGTTTGTATTGACACTTTTTAACAGAAAAAGATATATCAAGGACATAAAGTCTACTAATAAAAACCTTAGAAGCTACGCAGAAAGAATAGCAATGAATTCACCTATCCAAGGCAGTGCTGCAGATATCATGAAAATAGCAATGATAAGGGTTTATAGAAGGTTAAAAGAGAACAATTTAAAATCAAGGATTATTTTACAAGTTCATGATGAGCTTTTGATTGAGTCACCCTATGAGGAAAAGGAAGTAGTAAAAGAAATAGTAAAAACGGAGATGGAAAATGCTGTTTCGCTGAAAGTTCCCTTGGTAGTTGAAGTGAAAGAAGGTTCAAACTGGTATGAAACAAAGTAGAGTTCTTGGAATTACAGGAAAGATGGGCTCTGGCAAGAGTACTGTCAGTAGCATATTGAGAGAACACTATGGTTTCGAGGTTATAGATGTTGATAAGGAATACCATTGGTTACTACAAAATAGCTCAGAACTGAAATTAAAATTAGCGCAGACATTCGGAGAAGAGATTTTGATAAATAATCAAATTGACCGAGCTAAATTGAGAAAAATTGTTTTGGATTCTGATTTAAATATGGACCGACTAAATCACATTACTCACCCAACTATTTTTGAAAGAGTAAAATTTTTGACTACCGAAAAATACAAAGACAAACGCGTAGTTATTGATGCTGCACTTTTGTTCCAGATTGGACTTGATAAACTTTGTTCGGTAATCTGGTATATTGAGTGTGAAAAAGAAATTATAATTGAACGAGTAATTAGAAAAAGTGGATACGATGTTGAAGAGGTTAAAAAGTTTTTAGAAAGGCAGAAAGATATTGAAAAATACAAGGGCTTGGCAAATAGAGTAATTATAAACAACGTAGACGTTGAGAATTTGAAAACTATCATAGGAAAATATCTCAAAGAGGATGGTTTGGTTTGAAAAGAAAGATTGCAATAATTGTACTGCTTCTAATTTTCCTTTTGTTTTTTGAGCAATTTTACTTTTTGATTTTAAAACAGTTGTACCCCTTGAGATTTGCAAACAGTATTAAGAAGTATAGCAAAGAGATAAATGTAGACCCATATTTAATTTGTGCAATAATAAAAAGTGAAAGCAACTTTAATCAATTTGCTATATCTAAAAAAGGTGCAATAGGGCTTATGCAGCTGTCACCTCTTACTGCTAAATGGGTTGCTTATAAGCTCAAGTTAGAGTACAGTAGAGAGAAGCTATATGACCCTGACTACAATATCTTAATTGGTACATGGTATATAAAATACCTAATAGATTACTACAAAAATGATACAAGACTTGCAGTTGCAGCTTATAACGCTGGTATGACAAATGTAAATAAATGGCTTTATCAAAAAGATAGAAGTACATTTGAGGTAGATGAAATTCCTTTTAAAGAGACAAACCATTTTGTTAGAAGAGTCTTTAAAAGTTATGAGATATACAAAAAACTATATCAAAATGAATTTGAAAATGGTAGCTATTGAGCTTAGAAAGCTCACAAATTTTCCCAAACATATGTTTGAAATTCAATTTTCAATGGTATAAAATAAGATTTGGTGATAGGATATGAAAAGATTCAAGCTTGTTTCAGACTTCAAGCCAACAGGTGACCAACCAAAAGCTATCGAAATGCTCACGGAAGGAATTTTAAAAGGTGAAAAGTTTCAGACATTGCTTGGTGTTACTGGTTCAGGAAAGACATTTACGATGGCTAAAGTAATAGAAAATGTTCAAAGACCCACATTGGTTTTAGCTCATAATAAAACACTGGCTGCTCAACTTTGTAGTGAGTTTAGGGAGTTCTTTCCTGAAAACGCTGTAGAGTTTTTTGTAAGCTATTACGATTATTACCAGCCAGAGGCTTATATACCTGAGACAGATACGTATATTGAAAAAGATTCGTCCATTAATGAAGAGATAGATAAACTTCGACATTCTGCAACTTCTGCCTTATTTGAAAGAAGAGACGTAATAATTGTAGCAAGTGTCTCATGTATTTACAGCTTGGGTAGTCCAGAGGACTATTTAAATTTAACATTATCATTAAGACCTGGGATGATAAAAGATAGAGATGAAGTAATAAAAGAACTTATTAGAATGCAATATGAAAGAAATGACATTGATTTTAGGAGAGGCAGGTTCAGAGTACGAGGCGATGTACTTGAGATATTTCCTGCATCAAATACAGACAGAGCAATCAGGGTAGAGTTCTTTGGAGATGAAATAGAGAGAATTACCGAGTTTGACGTTTTGACCGGTGAGGTAATTGGGAGAAGAAATCATGTTGCAATATTTCCTGCATCACACTATGTCACAACTTCAGAAAAACTAAAAAGAGCAATTAAGAGCATTGAAGAGGAGCTTGAACAAAGGCTTCAAGAACTCAGAAGCATGGGCAAGTTTGTCGAAGCGCAAAGGCTTGAGCAAAGGACACGATATGACATAGAGATGCTTCAGGAAATGGGATTTTGCAAAGGAATAGAAAACTACTCAAGACATTTAACAGGAAGACCTCCCGGTAGTCCACCTTATACCTTACTTGATTATTTTCCAAAAGACTTTATAATGTTCATTGATGAGTCGCATGTTACAATTCCTCAGTTAAGAGCTATGTATAATGGAGACAAGGCAAGAAAAGATGCGCTTGTAGAATACGGTTTTAGGCTTCCATCTGCATATGACAACCGCCCACTTACCTTTGAGGAGTTTGAAGAAAAAATCAACCAAGTTATATTTGTAAGCGCTACACCCGGTCCTTATGAACTCAAGAAATCGTCAAGAGTTGTTGAGCAAATCATAAGACCTACTGGGCTTGTTGACCCTGAAATTGAAGTTCATCCTGTGAAAGGCCAAATTGACCATCTGATTGGCGAGATTAGAAAAAGAGTTGAGAAGAACCAAAGAGTTTTAATTACTACATTGACAAAAAGAATGGCAGAAAGCCTCACTGAATATTTAAAAGATGTTGGTATAAGGGTAAGATATATGCACTCTGATATTGACACAATAGAACGCATGCAGATAATAAGGGATTTGAGACTTGGCAAGTTCGACGTCTTAGTAGGAATAAACTTGTTGCGTGAAGGACTTGATTTGCCGGAAGTATCACTTGTTGCTATTTTGGATGCTGACAAGGAAGGCTTCTTGCGTTCAGAGACTTCTCTTATTCAGACAATTGGACGTGCTGCGCGAAATGTTGATGGTAAAGTGATTATGTATGCTGACAAAATTACTAAGGCTATGCAAAAAGCTATTGATGAGACAAATAGACGAAGAAAGATTCAGATAGAGTACAATCAAAAGCACGGAATAGTGCCTCAAACTGTAAGAAAAGGAATACGACAGATTATCGAAGCAACTATCTCTGTTGCTGAAGAAGAAAAGTACGAG is drawn from Caldicellulosiruptor naganoensis and contains these coding sequences:
- the coaE gene encoding dephospho-CoA kinase (Dephospho-CoA kinase (CoaE) performs the final step in coenzyme A biosynthesis.) gives rise to the protein MKQSRVLGITGKMGSGKSTVSSILREHYGFEVIDVDKEYHWLLQNSSELKLKLAQTFGEEILINNQIDRAKLRKIVLDSDLNMDRLNHITHPTIFERVKFLTTEKYKDKRVVIDAALLFQIGLDKLCSVIWYIECEKEIIIERVIRKSGYDVEEVKKFLERQKDIEKYKGLANRVIINNVDVENLKTIIGKYLKEDGLV
- the uvrB gene encoding excinuclease ABC subunit UvrB, with amino-acid sequence MKRFKLVSDFKPTGDQPKAIEMLTEGILKGEKFQTLLGVTGSGKTFTMAKVIENVQRPTLVLAHNKTLAAQLCSEFREFFPENAVEFFVSYYDYYQPEAYIPETDTYIEKDSSINEEIDKLRHSATSALFERRDVIIVASVSCIYSLGSPEDYLNLTLSLRPGMIKDRDEVIKELIRMQYERNDIDFRRGRFRVRGDVLEIFPASNTDRAIRVEFFGDEIERITEFDVLTGEVIGRRNHVAIFPASHYVTTSEKLKRAIKSIEEELEQRLQELRSMGKFVEAQRLEQRTRYDIEMLQEMGFCKGIENYSRHLTGRPPGSPPYTLLDYFPKDFIMFIDESHVTIPQLRAMYNGDKARKDALVEYGFRLPSAYDNRPLTFEEFEEKINQVIFVSATPGPYELKKSSRVVEQIIRPTGLVDPEIEVHPVKGQIDHLIGEIRKRVEKNQRVLITTLTKRMAESLTEYLKDVGIRVRYMHSDIDTIERMQIIRDLRLGKFDVLVGINLLREGLDLPEVSLVAILDADKEGFLRSETSLIQTIGRAARNVDGKVIMYADKITKAMQKAIDETNRRRKIQIEYNQKHGIVPQTVRKGIRQIIEATISVAEEEKYENIEKDIVQNMSKQEIEEYIKELEQQMKRLAIELEFEKAAKIRDKIFELKKLL
- a CDS encoding lytic transglycosylase domain-containing protein, which codes for MKRKIAIIVLLLIFLLFFEQFYFLILKQLYPLRFANSIKKYSKEINVDPYLICAIIKSESNFNQFAISKKGAIGLMQLSPLTAKWVAYKLKLEYSREKLYDPDYNILIGTWYIKYLIDYYKNDTRLAVAAYNAGMTNVNKWLYQKDRSTFEVDEIPFKETNHFVRRVFKSYEIYKKLYQNEFENGSY